In the genome of Ctenopharyngodon idella isolate HZGC_01 chromosome 19, HZGC01, whole genome shotgun sequence, one region contains:
- the yars1 gene encoding tyrosine--tRNA ligase, cytoplasmic translates to MGEQLSPDEKFQLITRNLQEVLGEERLKEILKERELKVYWGTATTGKPHVAYFVPMSKIADFLKAGCEVTILFADLHAYLDNMKAPWELLELRVKYYEQIIKAMLESIGVPLDKLKFVKGTDFQLSREYTLDVYRLSSMVTEHDAKKAGAEVVKQVEHPLLSGLLYPGLQALDEEYLKVDAQFGGVDQRKIFTLAEKYLPSLGYTKRIHMMNPMVPGLTGGKMSSSEEESKIDLLDKNQEVKKKLKKAFCEPGNVENNGVLSFVKHVLFPLHSEFVIKRDPKWGGDKVYTDYEEVEKDFAAEEIHPGDLKASVELALNKLLDPIRKKFETPELRKLTTSAYPEPSKNKGGAKGNPKQTADEEEVIPSRLDIRVGKVISVEKHPDADSLYLEKIDVGEEQPRTVVSGLVAYISQEQLQDRLVVLLCNLKPQKMRGIESQAMLLCASIEGEPRKVEPLDPPEGSAPGDRVFVEGYESGKPDDELKPKKKVFEKLQVDLKISGEYVAQWKEQNLMTKLGQITCKTLKGGNIS, encoded by the exons ATGGGAGAGCAGCTGAGTCCTGATGAGAAGTTCCAGCTCATCACCAGGAACCTTCAG GAGGTTCTTGGTGAGGAGAGGTTGAAGGAGATCCTGAAGGAGAGGGAATTGAAGGTTTACTGGGGAACAGCAACCACAGGCAAACCCCATGTGGCTTACTTTGTCCCCATGTCAAAGATCGCTGACTTCCTGAAGGCGGGCTGTGAG GTGACCATCCTCTTTGCTGATCTCCACGCCTACCTGGACAACATGAAGGCTCCCTGGGAGCTGCTGGAGCTCAGGGTGAAGTATTATGAGCAGATCATTAAGGCCATGTTGGAGAGCATTGGAGTTCCCCTTGACAAACTCAAATTTGTCAAAGGCACAGACTTTCAGCTCAGCAG AGAATACACTCTGGATGTTTACCGACTGTCATCCATGGTCACTGAACATGATGCAAAGAAAGCAGGTGCTGAGGTGGTCAAACAGGTTGAGCATCCTCTTCTGAGTGGTCTGCTGTATCCTGGACTACAG GCACTGGATGAGGAGTACTTAAAAGTAGATGCTCAGTTCGGGGGTGTGGATCAGAGGAAAATATTCACATTAGCAGAGAAG taCCTGCCCTCTCTTGGGTACACCAAACGTATCCACATGATGAACCCAATGGTGCCTGGACTGACCGGGGGAAAGATGAGCTCCTCTGAGGAG GAGTCCAAGATTGACCTGCTGGATAAGAACCAAGAGGTGAAGAAGAAGCTAAAAAAGGCATTCTGTGAGCCTGGAAATGTTGAGAATAATGGAGTTCTGTCCTTCGTCAAGCATGTGCTTTTCCCGCTGCATTCAG AGTTTGTGATTAAAAGAGATCCAAAGTGGGGTGGCGACAAAGTCTACACTGACTATGAGGAAGTGGAGAAGGACTTTGCTGCAGAG GAAATCCATCCTGGTGACCTGAAGGCTTCAGTAGAGTTAGCTCTTAACAAGCTGTTGGACCCCATCAGGAAGAAGTTTGAAACCCCAGAGTTGAGGAAACTGACAACATCAGCTTACCCAGAGCCCTCTAAAAACA AAGGAGGAGCGAAGGGCAACCCTAAACAAACCGCAGATGAGGAGGAGGTCATCCCATCCAGACTGGACATCAGAGTAGGCAAAGTCATCAGTGTAGAAAAG CATCCAGATGCAGACTCGCTATATTTAGAGAAGATTGATGTGGGGGAGGAACAGCCACGGACTGTAGTGAGTGGACTGGTGGCCTACATCTCCCAGGAGCAGCTTCAGGACCGTCTTGTAGTGTTGCTTTGCAACCTAAAGCCCCAGAAGATGAGGGGGATTGAATCCCAGGCTATGCTGCTCTGTGCTTCAAT TGAGGGAGAGCCCAGGAAAGTGGAGCCTTTGGATCCACCAGAAGGATCAGCACCAGGAGACCGTGTTTTTGTAGAAGGTTATGAATCTGGCAAACCAGATGATGAATTGAAACCAAAGAAAAAGGTGTTTGAGAAGTTACAG GTGGATCTGAAGATCTCAGGCGAGTATGTTGCACAATGGAAAGAGCAGAATCTGATGACCAAACTAGGACAGATTACCTGTAAAACACTGAAAGGTGGAAATATTAGCTAG